AGCTCAGTGAGCTCGTTCGCCGCCCTGGTCTTCTCGATGCTTGCGAGCGTGCAGAGCTCTTCAGCGTATAAGCCGCCCAGGCTCAGCTCTGCAGCCAGCACTCGTACCACGTCCCTATCCTGGTGCTCGCAGAGCGCTTTCAGCTCCTGCTCGGTCACGGTCAACGGATTCACGCGCGACGGTGGGCGCTCGTATTTCGTGCGTACCTTGATCTCCCGCGTGGCGAAGCTCTTTCGCCGCAACGGCAGCATAATCGTCTCTTCCTCGTCAACGAGCACGAGATTACCCCGGGGCAGCAATTCCGCCAGTAGTGTCGTCTTTTTATCCCAGCGCTCGATCGTTAACGCCACGATCCGGTCGAACTCGAGCTGCTGGATTGCTGCAAGCCGCCCGCCGCCGAGATGCTTGCGAATGTACATGGCGAAGCTCGAGGGCAATCGCGGCGCGGGTCGCTTGTATCTGGTGAGATGGATTCGTTTTCCCGCTTCGATGATCAAATCGAGCGAGCCCTGGTCTTTCTGGTGCAGTTTCAGCCGTATCTCGTCCTTACCGTGCTGATAGGCCTTCACGAGGCGCGCGCCCACCAGCTCCTGGAGCTCGATCACCACGGCTGCAACGTCCACACTGCTCATGGACTCCTTCATGCCACTTGTAAGTGGATCGCGACGAAGAAAAAGGAACGACACGGTAGCTAATCTGTTCGCACGGCTTTTGCAAGGGAGCATACCCGCTCGTCCCGATCCCGAATCCAACGCAACGCCGAGGACGATATGCTATAACGATGTTCGAGGCGGTATATAGATACGGTATATCCCCCTGCGGCGATGTGGCAGCTAATAACTTGCTACCGCTCAGGCTGGCGGGCTCTCAGTATGATGAGGAGCCAAACAGCCGCGACAGAAGGTAAATCACAACCAGAATAAGGATCAAGATGCCGAGCGCGATGATAATGTACGGCAGTAATTTGATAAGCAGCCAGATGATGGCCAGGATAATGAGTATGACCACCAGGACGGTCACCAATGCTGGTAGCCCGCTTAGAGACCTGTTGTGCGGCCGCATTCAGCGATCACCTCTACCATTTCATATGCCACCTTTACCAACCGGAGCCAGGTATTTGCCACTGCTCGCAACCTCGTCGGGTCGTCCTCTGACAGGGACATGTGTAACGTCCGACCCTGGAGCGCGAGCGTCACTGCTGACCGTCTCGCTGCATCCCCGGTATCCTGCTCTGCCTTGATCGACTGGTAGATCGTCTGCACGGTTTCCGCATCGGCCTCGAACTCGAATGCCGCACTGATCTGCATGTAGCGGGACCTCAGGAGTCGTCGTGGACAGCACTACTTGCGGGCGCTAGCTCTGTAACCTCAATTCAGATCGCTTTTAACTTCTTCACGACGACGGTGGGGCGTTCTTTCTCCAACGCGCGATAGCCGCAGTAAGGGCAGCGGACGCCCTGGTAGTTCTCCTCATGAATCTCTACCTCGCGCTTGCAGCGCAAGCAGTAGTAGCCCATGGTCTAGTCGCCCCCCGATTTCGCCTCGCGCTCTACCGTAAGTTCAGGCGAACGTTCCAGAATTCGGCTCACCGTCCGCTTTGCTGATATTCCCGGTGCGGTATGCGGGATGTAGGTCCCACCGGTGAAGGTATAGCCGCATTTTCTGCACTGCCAGATGCCCGTTCCGATCCGACGTACTGACGGCTGCTCACAGCTCGGGCACGTATGCGCAGCTCGGGTTCGCTCCTCGATCGAGACAATCGCTCGCCGGATCTTACGACCGTACCGAACACCGAACCTGCCCGCGGATTTCGTCTTCTTACCCTTCTTTCCCTTCTGCTTCCTTGCCATCTCTCGTTGCCCGCGTAAACCTTATCTCCAAGAAAAAGAAAAGAACGAACTAATATATAGTTTAGCGATACGAATGCCGGCTCATCAGGAACCTGAAGCTGGCAGCGCGCCATGAAACTATCTGACCTGTCGTTAGATGCGGGCCTGGAAGCTCTTCTTGCTCATAGCACAATAAATGAGCTGTATCCGCCGCAGGAAGCGGCGATACGAGCCGGATTGCTCGATTCAGATCATAATTTCGTCATTGCCACGCCGACCGCGAGCGGCAAGACCTTCCTGGCTGAGCTCTCAATGCTCCAATCGATCCTGACGGCCGCAGGGAAGTGTCTCTACGTTGTACCACTGAACGCATTGGCGTACGAGAAGTATCAGAACTTCAAGGAGCGATACGGGGCCGCAGTAACGGTGGGGATCTCGACCGGCGATTATGAGAGCTCATCACGATACTTAGAACGTTACGACATCACCATTCTAACG
Above is a window of Methanomicrobia archaeon DNA encoding:
- the rpoP gene encoding DNA-directed RNA polymerase subunit P (DNA-dependent RNA polymerase catalyzes the transcription of DNA into RNA using the four ribonucleoside triphosphates as substrates) — protein: MGYYCLRCKREVEIHEENYQGVRCPYCGYRALEKERPTVVVKKLKAI
- a CDS encoding 50S ribosomal protein L37ae, encoding MARKQKGKKGKKTKSAGRFGVRYGRKIRRAIVSIEERTRAAHTCPSCEQPSVRRIGTGIWQCRKCGYTFTGGTYIPHTAPGISAKRTVSRILERSPELTVEREAKSGGD